In Labrus mixtus chromosome 9, fLabMix1.1, whole genome shotgun sequence, the DNA window CCTCTGCGCTGCCCTCTGGCGTGTTATCATCCTCCTGAATCGCAGACATGTGTTGGACAAAGTCCAGGCGCTCTATCTCCGCGTCTATGTCACCTGGGTTCAGCGCTGCAATGATTAAAACCAAACCACATATTTAATACAAAGTCTAACACAGATCTTGTGAATATATTGAATTTCAGTGGGTCTGATCTCAAATGTGTTATACCATCGCTGTATATTGTGGGCTGTCTCAGCTCAGGAGGGTGTTGCAGTGGCTGAACCACAGGTTGGTGGAAGAATTCCCTGGGGAAAGGTACAGCTGGTTGGTAAGGACCCATGTCACCTACTCCTCCAAGGTTTCCAGGGTGGCGGGTTGCCATCGCTACCCAGCGAGGGTTTTGAAGACGCATGATGACGGAGAGGGGTATAGGCTTGCGCTGGCGGGATGCAGTAGGAGTTGGGGGAATAGAAATGCGGGAAATGATGGGCTGGGGGTGGTAAGGGGAGTGGGTTGGGGATGAAACATCTGGGGGTACTGCTATACGTATGTTGCGGGGGAGAGAAGCATTCGCATACTGGAGGGGTTTAGAACGAGGATCCtgtgaaggaaagaaaagaataatTCATTAGTGGCAACATCTACCTGCCACGTCAGATGACGGTTTAATCTGAAGGAATTGTAATTATCTACTTTAGCTTGTTTTAATTGACACAACTTATATGAACAAGCCAGTGACACGGCTTGCTTTGCCAGTTATGATGGATTTCTGTCCCAGCTAAGGATAGGTGTgtcacctacacattcacacctatgtTCTGTGAAGCAATTCATCCTGTTCCTGTCTTTGAGATACAACGCAAGGGGATATGGAGTAACTCCCAAACCATGGATATGTGGGTTTGCAAGAATACAAGGGAATGGCCAAACACTTCTGAAATCAGGTTTGTAACTAAGAAGAACAGTTAGGGGCCGCAGAGTAAGCCATAAAAAAACCCCCCACCAATCACTGTACCTATTCAAAGCCAACATAGACACGGACCTTTTTAAGGCTGGAGGCTGGAGGAGGGCCATCAAGGTTGGACTCTTTCCAGCTGCTGTTTGGCACAGACTGCCGTAGCCACTCTGTCTCTGAAACAGGTAAGTGTTAATTTAGAAAACAGAGACTCGATTATGTAAAGGAATAGTGCCAGTTCCATGTAGGTGTtgttgctactttttttttggactacAGGCAAAATAAAAGTGAGGAATTACGACAGAAAGCAGAAATTAACCAACTGTCATAGGTGTGGTGCGGTTTCTTGTCGTAGGACATGTCCAGATCTGTCTCATTCCACTTGCCAGGGCTCTTCTGACGCTTCACACCCTCATCTGAGAGACGCCGATAGAGGAGGAATTGAGAAAGAGATAGGGAGATCAAATAGCACAAAAAGCAAGCACATGAAAACATTGAGTGTCAGACAGAGGAACAAAGTGAGCTTGGGAAAAAAGAAGTCATATATTTGTACGGTTCAAGAATCTCTGCAAGAATACTTTGACATTAAACActaaatgatttaattattttgtggGCAGAGTGACACAGAGCACGGGGTAACAGTGTAGTTTGtagtcatttaaaataatttcccaCACTTTTCagcctcataaaaaaaaatgtccaatgtCATATAACAACACTTACTCTTTGTAATAACTCAAAAGTGCTTTACTTTGGCATACCATTGCCATTTACTGCTGCATTCTAACTGTATACAGTagttatatattatataattcCTATAACATTGCATTATGAtgcatattttatatattttccaattttgattttattaatataaatactCTATTTCTTATTTGGTTGTGTCTTATAGTTTCTATAAGCTTATATAAATGTCTCTATTTCAGAACATGAGGGACTCTTAGTGATCAGTCGATATCCCCCCCGGGAACaacttttagattttattttttatagattttatTTGCCAGTTCAGCTCTGCCAAAGTGGTGCAATCTAAAAAGTTGAATACAAGCCTGAAGCGCATGCAGCACTACACCGATCAATGACTGAAACATGCATCCCTTTGTTGGTCAAAGTAACCCTTCTTCATAAATCTTAACAATGCAGGTAATACTGTAAAAATTGTGAAAAAGCCCTTTTATATACTGGGTTAATATTTCTTTCACACACTATGTACCAATCTTTGAGGAAGTTTCCCACGTTGCTTGTAATGTCAactcaaaatgatttaaatctgGTGGGTTTAATCCAATAATTAAGTATCAAAGCTGGGCTTAACTGGTCCAAAAGGGATATTAATGTTCACAGATTCAGATACGTTCTACAGTAAGAGCACAACATAACATCAAACAGAGAGTAAACAGGGTATGGATGGGTGTATGGATCAATGTTTAAACTACAATAACTTACCAATTGTCCTAAAGCCGCCAACATTTCGAGGCAGTGTGTTGGATATTTGAttgaaggacagaggagaggggctTCTGTCCCGCCGAGGTGACCTGCGGCCCATCTGGCCGCTCTCATAAGGGCTCAGTAGGTTTGGGGGGCCATGGAATGGGGCTGACCGTGGTGACTGATCGAGAGACACAGCTGCGCGGTTCGGGGATGGACTTCTTTCAGCGTAGCTTATTGAGCCTCGTGGGCTTCTGTCGTAACGCGAGGGGGAATTACGTCTCCGGGTATGAGGGGAATGTTTGGGACTTAGCTGGCTGTACGAGTAGCTCTCTGATCCAGTTCGGGGAAGCGGAGAGTGTCTGTGGATGTTGGGGGATGAaagagagctggaggagaagacaGGGTTGGATGGCACGCTCTTATTGCTGGAGAAGACCAAGTCGGGGGGATTGAAGGTTGTTGAGCTCGGGGAGAACGggaaagagctggagctgcCATTACTGCCACTTGAGTCTCTGGTGTAGCTAGAGGTGCTGGACATAGGCATCTCGCTGGAGATTGTAGAGCTGGTCTAAAGACAAAATTGTACATTGTACAGAATAATTATACTTCTGTGCTGTGAAGTAGAATTACTACATTGTTTCagataataaaatacaagaacaatgcttattttgatgttttgttgttgatgagACTTTCgtcatgttgttgttaaaaTATTAGCAACATGGTCATTTTATTTCTTGACAGCATAAGTGTGTTTAAATTGCACTTTCCAGTACAGTACGATTCACCTGTGCAATTAAGTGTGTTTAGTTGTGTAACATAACTGCATCAAAAATAAACTCCACTGCTTACGGTGTGGTGGCTAAGAGAGGCACCTTCACATATTAAGAGTTAGCAGAGGAGGCTAAAAGTTGCACTTTTGTGTGATTCCACATCAACATCTTTTCCGTCTCGTCTGAACTGTGTGCcattctgagtgttttttttcgtgtgtgtgtgtgtgtgtgtgtgtgtgtgtgtgtgtgtgtgtgtgtgtgtgtgtgtgtgtgtgtgtgtgtgtgcggatgGGCGTGTGCATACTTGAGGTGCAGACATTCTGTTGTCGCTGGATGAGGCCTCACTCATCAGGGAGTTGAACTCTTTGGACAACTCATCAGCTGTTGCCATTGATGCATTCAGGTCATCATTCATAGCCTGGACTGAATATGAACCATAAAAACACCACAGGCGGTTAGCAAATGATAAAACTCCCATGTGCACGATTATacaatgagaagaaaaaagacaaattaaggATATAAGGAAACTCACACATCAAACTGGTGCCAAAGCTCGACTGAGAACTCATGGCTGCAAGGTGTCAGGGTTGGGCTCCTGAAAAGTAGAACAGACAacttcatcaacaacaacaacatttttcttttgcgATGGATTCCTTTCCAGCACTTTATGCATAACATGGGCATTGGCATGATCAACTCCATGACTCAAGCAGAGGCACAGAGAGATTTGCATGAGCAGGGTTCTGCTTTCTGCTCTTATAAATCTGTCACTCGTAGTTTGATGCCACAAAACAAGACACGCCGTAGATTCAAACTGAGAACTCTGACTTGCTGCTCGCTTCAAACTCGTTCTCAGACCTCGGGCTATCAGGCAGAGAGACGCCACACAACCCTACATGTTTAAACAAGCTATTCTTTCCTCATACTTTGGATATTTGTTGGCAATACTTGAATGATTTATGGCAAGGATCACACcactcagtgacatcacagcttTTGAGGCCCATTTCAGAAAAGCTTGCTGACTCAACTGTATTATCTGTGGGGCCAGGTGTTCTCACTGGTGTGGTTAAAGCCTgtttcagacagacagatagacaagAGAAACTAATTGACTAACAGATTTAACTCAATTTCCAGACAGCCTTGCATAACAGATCAACTAAGTCAAGACTGGATGCATAAGCAACTCAAATTTGCAAAGGCCAAAGACTCCCAGCGTGCCTTTAAAACTACTGAaatgcatgcatgcaaattCATCTAAAAACCAAGTCcagatcaagctttgaattagCATGCCCTAGATAAACAACAACCTGCACAGGCATTGCATGCAAAAATGATTCTTTATTAACAAAAACTAAATCTAACAGCCACTCACAgctgtcaaacattttgaaatatcaACTTTGTAGGATTTTTACAAATGAGTTATTAACACTAAGTAAGGGCATTTTGAGTAGAAgtcaaattaaatttaaagagATCTTAAAATAACCATCAACTTGATTGATTTCCCCGTCTGATTATTCcctacaaagaaacaaagaaagaaatgaaaagcttACCCACGGGCATCGTCTCAACACACCCAATGCACTACATGTTACTTCTTAATTAGTTAATTCTTTCTCTTCTACTGTTACATCTTAGTAGTGTTGAAAACCTCATATATGACCCTTGTATAAAACTGGATAAGATGAATTCCATGTTAGTCCAAACACATTATATTATTTGAATATTACAGCAGACGTTTGGGCTACAAAATTATAGTGAAAACCCATATGGTCATCCAAGTGTATTCAGCCATCCTGACACACCTGACCAGTATTCAAAGTCCTGCCCTAGTTTGACAAACATAGCCCATGCACGCATATTTACACAGACGGGCATAAAGTGAGGTCAGTTTCCCGGCCTGTGGAAAACAAGGAATCCACTGTCACTGATGATTCAACCTGCTGTGTGCAAAGTGGAGCACTTCCAACTTCAAAACCCAAACTACAGCGACTCCTACAttcttcattgtttgttttttattagatTAAAAGGCTTCGTATTCAAATAAATGACTCTAATGTATTGTTTTCCTAAGCCCATGTGCTTTACAAGCCTTCACTACGTGATCTTGTTCCCCCATTTTCAAGAGCAACGTTTCTTTGTTGGATGCActaaacagtgaaaacaatcCCAAAGCTGTCCTCTTTCTTAATTTGATCAAAtcgaaagaaataaaaaacaagacaagaagCTAGAGGCCACTGCAAGACGAATAGTTGTCGTTAGGAAAGTATGATTTCCATTTCAAGGGTTAGCTCTTGTAGGTTTATATGTCCAAgattattgtttatttctttacaggattaaaataaatctatgtTGACTGTGCTCGAAGAAATACAACAACTACTTCAAATATGCAGCTTTAAAACTTTGGTGAGAACATCCCTCTCAGATAGCACATTAACTCCATACACAAGTAGAACATTAGCCCGGGCAATCGAAGAAAGCATGTGTCATATAAGGTCATCAAACTGAAGAGTGCAGCTCAGTCAGATAATAATGAGTGCTGTGCTGTGTACTGGAACAGTTTGTGTCTCAATCAGGCCTGGTAACAGACTCACATTCCTCGCTACTCCTCCCAGTGAGGCATTCAACTCACACACAGCCTGGGACGCTTATCTCTGTCAAGAGTGTgtgtctcacacaaacacacacacacacagattacactCTCACTGACTCACAAAGGTCAGGTCGTCACTCACTCCCTGAACGCttcccttccttccctcccaGCAATTCGTTCACCCCATGTCTTCTCTGTTTTACTGCATTCTTTGTGGTACACGCCccctgttttctctttgctgattATAGTTTGTTTTACCCTATCATTACTTGCAGACTTTTGTTGACCCTCAGAATCcaataatactttattttctATTAGATTTAATTGTTAAATATGCTTGTTTATGACTTTTATTGTAATCTCTGTTCTTGCCATATTGAGTTCATCTGACGTTAAGCATGaggaaaacaacagaactgtTTTATGAGCACATAACTTAAAGCATTCCTTTTTCAGTCTTAACATCTTTCATGCAAtgttctttaaagctcctgtgagaaatgTTCAGTTTCTGTCCATTtcagcgccccctgtggacaaagtggtacccattctctctctctctctctctctctctctcccggctGATCTCGTCCAAACTTTTGTTTAGTTTAGAAAATCtcattctgctttcttttaacagtccaATGTTTCCCtgactgtgaatctttgcttcAGAAATTGTAaaagctgtttctgcagcgtctAAATTAccttcatctgacacctacccttcATTTACAGACATTAGAAATGACGATATGAATAATAAATCTTGTCCCTGacggtcttgtttgcttttgtagctcataaagaggcaGCAGAAATGACTTCAGTCGGTTTAATAACCAGCTACAAACTCCTCGCAGGGTCTTTAAATAATCTCcttgtgtacttttttttatcatgacagGCTTTGACGACCATTTGCATCTTATCTTCCTGTGCTTGTCATATCATGACATTTTATCACTGTGCAAAGAGATCGAGGTAAACTAAACAGCACAGACTGAAGGTTTCAAGAACAGAAGGAGAAGCATAGtgagtaaatgtgttttgggAATAGCCAGTACCCAGTAAGCTAAAACAAAGAGTACCAAGTGTTGCAACAGTTGCTTCCCAAAGAGCACACCCAGTTTCGAGGGGTGTTCATCTTTAAGTGCTGTAACGCTGAGACATTAATCATCTGAGAGTGGCATGACAGCTTGTGGCCACTGCAGCTGTATAATGTATACTGTCCTCTATATTCTAGCCTCTCTGATCTTGCCTATAACTGTGGTTAGATTCTTGGAAAAcccttccctttcttttttccacttcctctgctaaactttgattacattgtCAGCTGGTTCAAACAGCAATTACAGGTCTCTGAACAGGTAAAGCCCAGACAGTAAAATCACAAGGGAGAACCTAAGACAAACTACTAGCTACCTCTTCACATTGGAAATGTGGGTAGTCGAAAACTTTGTTAAAAGAAACCCAGAAGAGGGAAAGACCTGGTGGGAAGATAGAAGTTGAAATTGAAGTGTTAAACACAATTGTTAGTTTTTTGCATATGCACGGGTGTGTCTGACTTAGACAAACAGACTTCCCCTTCATATAACTCACCTACAATTTCTGATTACACATCTATCCAACTCCCAGTTTCTGTTGAACTCCTCCAGTATGCATCCATTCATTTCCATTTCCCTCCTGTTTCACTGTTATTGTTCTCTCCTTCGTATCCTTCCTAATCCTTTGGGGCTTTGTCTCTGTTCACTCTTGTTCGGGAACTTGGCTGAGACTGAATGATAAGAGAAATTCCTTTGACACTACAAAACGCCTCCCTGTGTAGCTTCCTTTATTATTTCCCCTTGGAAACCTAAAAACCTAAGTCTGACTGAATGTCATCATGCAGACTACACAAACTAAATTGTGTCCTACGAGTGAAAAGCCTCCTACCAATCCCGCAGAGACTTACCCATTAGTGCTTCTAGGATACACTccagtgaaaaaataaataaacctcgCTTTTCTATCTTAATCTTAACCTTAtcttttcaaatttgttttctttccacttGAATTAAAATATCCAGGAAATCATTATTAGAAAgtcctttatttcattttcatgccAGAAATATTGAGTCAAAGAAAACATCCTGAGTAATGTTGACTTTGGCGAGCCAATATCTCGTGTGTTGAAATTTTGGGATGTTGGCATT includes these proteins:
- the ppp1r13l gene encoding relA-associated inhibitor, giving the protein MSSQSSFGTSLMFQAMNDDLNASMATADELSKEFNSLMSEASSSDNRMSAPQTSSTISSEMPMSSTSSYTRDSSGSNGSSSSFPFSPSSTTFNPPDLVFSSNKSVPSNPVFSSSSLSSPNIHRHSPLPRTGSESYSYSQLSPKHSPHTRRRNSPSRYDRSPRGSISYAERSPSPNRAAVSLDQSPRSAPFHGPPNLLSPYESGQMGRRSPRRDRSPSPLSFNQISNTLPRNVGGFRTIDEGVKRQKSPGKWNETDLDMSYDKKPHHTYDKTEWLRQSVPNSSWKESNLDGPPPASSLKKDPRSKPLQYANASLPRNIRIAVPPDVSSPTHSPYHPQPIISRISIPPTPTASRQRKPIPLSVIMRLQNPRWVAMATRHPGNLGGVGDMGPYQPAVPFPREFFHQPVVQPLQHPPELRQPTIYSDALNPGDIDAEIERLDFVQHMSAIQEDDNTPEGSAEVNQSAAKAPRPLSPTRLQPVVAPEAQSQVVADVEELLRIRGEIPRALKRRGSMDQPGSLKKASHYQPNQYKNLIDKLFRRKERKQRGERGSETSSSSDEEDCAMPPAPPPTSHSSRIPLDYKSYHSILRRASRERKGSGKRARLSPLVLVLDGALVGELETVQRAVQEMIDPSQPNDEGITALHNAICGGHYNVVDFLVRIGANVSAPDSHGWTPLHCAASCNDRPLCEFLVRNGAAVMAMTESDSATASQKCDPYAVGYEECESFLSGVEEAMGVENSGVLYALWNYPAQAADELSFRDGDMVTILQKAEGSNWWWASLCGREGFVPNNYFGLFPKTRPKSLC